Part of the Streptomyces antimycoticus genome, ACCCTGCTCGTCCTCGCGGCCTTCGGCCTCGCTGGACTGATACTGACCCTGTCAGCGGAGCTCCTGTCCAAGCTCCCGGCCGTCATCGAGGCATGGCGCCGGGTCCGCGCGACATGGCGCGGGGGTGATGGTGGCTAGGCGGCCAGGTCGGGGCCGAGCGAAGCGGCGGTGGCCGGGGCGAGCCACACGAGCTGTGCGGTGACTCCGTCCTGGGAGAACCACGCCTCCGCGCGATCAGGCGAGCCCAGCACCAACCGCTGCCCCGGGTGCACCACTTCGGTACGGCCGTCCTCATGGGCCATGCCCCATGCCGCGATCTCCACGTCTGGTTCTCCGGTGTCCTCGTACGGGTGGATCCGGGCGACGGTGAAGAGGCGGGGCGCGGTGGCGAGGACGAGGGCGCGGAGCTCTTTGCCGAGGTCGAAGGGGGCGGAGGTGGTTTCCTGCGGTGGTACGGCGGTCATGACGAGTCTCCTTGCCGAGAGATGGAGTTGGTCAGTTCCGGGGCCAGACATGCGGAATCGGTAGTGGCCGCCCCGGAGTGGTCTGACTCACATCGTAGAGCAGGTTCTAGAATAGTTTCTATGCGATGTCAGATGATCTTCTAGTTGTTGTGGCCGTGATGTTCGCGGCACACTCTGCCCAGGCGTGAAAGGGAGGGGCCCGATGCCACCCAGGGACGTACTGACCGTCCGGCAGCGCCGCTTGGGGGCCGAGCTGCGAAAGCTGCGTGAACGCGCGGGTATCTCCTCCACTGCGGCAGCTGTGCTCAACGGCGTCAATCAGGCACGGATCAGCAACCTCGAGGCGGGCAGGTATGCGGTCAGCGCAGAAAGGGTCCGAACGCTGGCGCGTGGTTACGACGCTGCCGACCCGGCGTTCATCGACGCGTTGGCGGCTATGGCCGGTCGGCGGGACCGTCGCTGGTGGGAGGACTACCGGGATGTCCTGCCCAAGGTCATGCTCGATATCGCCGAATTGGAGCACGAAGCCTCGGGGCTGCGGGTTGCCCTGGCAGTTCACATCCCTGGCCTGCTGCAAACAGTGGACCACGCCCGCGCGCTCTACCACGAGACTGTCCCGGCCCTGGAGCCGTACGAAGTGGAGCACCGTGTCGCGTTCCGTATCCGCAGGCAGGGAATCCTTCACGGTGAGCGTCCGATGCCGTACAAGGTCATCATTCATGAAGCCGCCCTGCGCCTGGGCTGCGGTGGGCCGGAGGTGGCCCGCGCGCAGATGGAGCACTTGGTGGCGATGAGCGAGCGCGACAACATCACCGTGCTCGTCATTCCTTTCGGGCGTGGCTCCTTCCCCGGGTCTGGCCAGCCGATCGACTACCTATTCGGTCCCGTGCCCCAGCTCGATACGGTGACGCTCGACACCGATCACGGCTGCGAGTTCCTGGATGCGGAGGCTCAGCTGGCGAAGTACCGGTCCGTCCTGGACCGGCTGGAGGAGACGGCGCTGGCTCCGGAAGCGTCGCGTGATCTGATGCGCCGTGTCGCACTCGAAACCTGAGAAGGGGAACGTACGTGTCTGAATGCCGCTGGCAGAAGTCCTCCTACAGCGTGGAGGGGTCCAACTGTCTGTATGTCGCGGCAGGGGAGAGCGACACGATAATGCTCCGCGAGAGCGAATACCCGGAGGTCATACTCTCAACCACTCGCACGCACCTGAGAACCTTCATACGCGCCGCCAAGGCGGGCCAGTTCGATCACATTGGCGAGCCCGGACGGTGATCTACAAGCGACTCAGGCAAGCCCTCGCGCGCGCGATGAGCCGGTGCGCCTGGGCTCCGTAGGCGGCGGTCTCACTCAGCCGCTCCCAGACGCGCTTGTACAGGGCGACATCGTCCGCCGACTCAAGATGCAGCTCAGTGTTGATCGTCTCGACGATCACGCGCTCGTCATCGAAGATCCAGAAACCGTGCTTGGGCGTGAGCTTGAGAGGTGCACCGAGGGGGATGACGCCGAATGAGACGCTACTCATCCCGATGAGGCCGACGAGGCGGTCAAGCTGCGCCGCCATCACGGCGTGGGGGCAGATCAGGGCGTGCAGCACGCCCTCCCAGATGAGGATGTCAAACCGCCTGCCCGGCTCGTAGAGAACCTCCTGGCGCTTGACCCGCGCGCGTACCGCCTCCTCGGTGTCCCGAGGCGTCCGCATCAGCTCGGCGTTTTGTAGCAACAAGCATCGTGCGTACTCCGGAATCTGGAACAAGCCCGGGATGACGGTGGCCTCATAGCCCTGAACGGTCGACGTCCGGTGGTACTCGACGACGTATTTCTCTTGTACGCCGCGATGGCCAGAAGCGAGCTGGCGCCGCCACGATTGCTGCTGTGATTCGAGGCCGCGGAGGCGTGCCTTCAAGTCCTCGGCTTGAGACCGAGCACCGACCGCATCGACCCATGCTTCGAG contains:
- a CDS encoding DUF397 domain-containing protein, producing the protein MSECRWQKSSYSVEGSNCLYVAAGESDTIMLRESEYPEVILSTTRTHLRTFIRAAKAGQFDHIGEPGR
- a CDS encoding helix-turn-helix domain-containing protein, producing MSTDFQVGRIALGARLRELRTEAGLNGKELAARLGWQRSKVSRLENGKQTATVIDLEAWVDAVGARSQAEDLKARLRGLESQQQSWRRQLASGHRGVQEKYVVEYHRTSTVQGYEATVIPGLFQIPEYARCLLLQNAELMRTPRDTEEAVRARVKRQEVLYEPGRRFDILIWEGVLHALICPHAVMAAQLDRLVGLIGMSSVSFGVIPLGAPLKLTPKHGFWIFDDERVIVETINTELHLESADDVALYKRVWERLSETAAYGAQAHRLIARARACLSRL
- a CDS encoding helix-turn-helix domain-containing protein, with the translated sequence MPPRDVLTVRQRRLGAELRKLRERAGISSTAAAVLNGVNQARISNLEAGRYAVSAERVRTLARGYDAADPAFIDALAAMAGRRDRRWWEDYRDVLPKVMLDIAELEHEASGLRVALAVHIPGLLQTVDHARALYHETVPALEPYEVEHRVAFRIRRQGILHGERPMPYKVIIHEAALRLGCGGPEVARAQMEHLVAMSERDNITVLVIPFGRGSFPGSGQPIDYLFGPVPQLDTVTLDTDHGCEFLDAEAQLAKYRSVLDRLEETALAPEASRDLMRRVALET